In Oncorhynchus gorbuscha isolate QuinsamMale2020 ecotype Even-year linkage group LG03, OgorEven_v1.0, whole genome shotgun sequence, the DNA window ATACTGCAGTAACCTTATTCTCTCTGACATACTGCAGTGACATTAGTCTCTCTGAACTGACATACTGCAGTAAAATTATTCTCTCTGACATACTGCAGTAACCTTATTCTCTCTGACATACTGTAGTGACCTTATTCTCTCTGAACTGACATACTGCAGTGACATTATTCTCTCTGAACTGACATACTGCAGTGACATTATTCTCTCTGTGCTGACATACTGCAGTAAAATTATTCTCTCTGACATACTGCAGTGACATTAGTCTCTCTGAACTGACATACTGCAGTAAAATTATTCTCTCTGACATACTGCAGTAACCTTATTCTCTCTGACATACTGCAGTGACATTAGTCTCTCTGAACTGACATACTGCAGTAAAATTATTCTCTCTGACATACTGCAGTAAAATTATTCTCTCTGACATACTGCAGTAACCTTATTCTCTCTGACACACTGCAGTGACCTTATTCTCTCTGAACTGACATACTGCAGTGACATTATTCTCTCTGAACTGACATACTGCAGTGACATTATTCTCTCTGAACTGACATACTGCAGTGACATTAGTCTTTCTGAACTGACATACTGCAGTAAAATTATTCTCGCTGACATACTGCAGTAACATTATTCTCTCTGAACTGACATACTGCAGTAACCTTATTCTCTCTGACATACCGCCGTAACATTATTCTCTCTTTCGTGACATACTGCAGTAACCTTATTCTCTGAACTGACATACTGCAGTAACATTATTCTCTCTGACATACTGCAGTAACATTATTCTCTCTGTACTGACATATTGCAGTAACATTATTCTCTTGGTTTGGAGGTGCATAGTACAGTAAGAACACTTAAGACCAGATGGATGAGGAAAGAGTCTGTATACCCATCACATACTGTACTGAAAGTTAGTTGcaatggaggtgtgtgtgtgtgtgtgtgtgtgtgtgtgtgtgtgtgtgtgtgtgtgtgtgtgtgtgtgtgtgtgtgtgtgtgtgtgtgtgtgtgtgtgtgtgtgtgtgtgtgtgtgtgtgtgtgtgtgtgtgtgtgtgtgtgtgtgtgctatgtgtttTAAAAGAGCCATCAGTGTGATGGATCTCAcagtgtgtggggagagagaggtgagagatgaACAAGCATACTGCAGTCCATCCAATGCATACTGAGTATCTCTCCtcctattgccctctctctccttctctctccatcagtctatcactCACAGTTACAAGCCTCTGAGATGGAAGGAGAGTTTTAGGCCAGGGAAAAAGGAAAACGAGGGACTCCATCTCCTTCTTTCAGGTGCTCTCTTCCCTTTCATTTCTTCTCATCGACATGTTTGAACtttttctttgtttctttgttgTAGTGGCTGCTCCTGACTGGCCGAAGTGGAGGAGGTGGAGTCAGTAAGGAGAGAAGAGGATTGGCACGTGGGAGGTGCGCATGGGCCCGGGGGCGGGTCTTAAGATGGCATGGCTGAGAGGTGGGCCCTGTaataggtggtggtggtggtgatgcggGTGGTGCTGGGCCGAAGACGCTGCAGCAGCACGAAGCTGAGCCAATTGGTGGTTCGAGGAAGCGGCTGCGGCCATCGCTGCAGCAACAGCCAGGGGACTGGGCAAGAGCCCTGCCCCCAAACATTTGGAGAGATCCTTAGAGAAGTTCAGAGAGGactgagggggggagagagggagagagggagagagggagagagggagagagggagtttaATGGCAGACGCTGAACACATGTAGCACAAAACAAACATAGAAAACCATTTCAGTTTGTACCTATTTGATCTGTCATAACACAGAGGCTTCTGATTAGACTGTATGTCCAGCACATTCCAAAATGGAACTTCAGGGCATTAGTAATGCATCTACCTACTGATTACTCAGAAAACAACCTCCTCACTATCAGTGGATAAACTAGTGAATTTGAGCTAGCCCTGGCAAGGGATAATCATTAGTTAAACTAGCCTTGGCCCAGTAGAGGTCAGGTAAGTGACCAGAAGTGAAACGTTACCGTGAGGTCAGCTACCCTGTGCTTCTTCTGTCGGCTGAGAAGAGGGTTAGGTTTCCCTGCCACTCCATCCCGGTGCCTTCGACTAGATATgtgctgcagggagggagagcgataTAAAGGTTTAGACAGCAGCCAGACGATCCAGGACCGACACAGTCATATGGCGACTGCTGTTGCACCATAATTATTTCACCGATCCAATCTTCTCAGTTAGTACGTAAGGAGTACGTGCTGGCGGTCAATTTGGAATAGTAGTCACCTCTAGGGGTCTTTAGGGGCTTAGTGTGAAAATTAGTAGTCACCTCTAGGGGTCTTTAGGGGCCTAGTGTAAAAATGAGACATCACCTCTAGGGGTCTTTAGGGACCTAGTGTAAAAATGAGACATCACCTCTAGGGGTCTTTAGGGGCCTAGTGTAAAAATGAGACATCACCTCTAGGGGTCTTTAGGGGCCTAATGTAAAAATGAGTAGCCACCTCTAGGGGTCTTTAGGGGCCTAGTGTGAAAATGAGAAGTCACCTCTAGGGGTCTTTAGGAGCCTAGTGTAAAAATAGGACATCACCTCTAGGGGTCTTTAGGGACCTAGTGTGAAAATGTGAAGTCACCTCTAGGTGTCTTTAGGGACCTAGTGTGAAAATGAGAAGTCATCTGGATAAAGGGGTCTACTGTATGTGGCCCCCGCCTCTCTCACCTGTTTGAGTTGCAGTTCAGGGTTGACCCACATGTTGCaaatcccccccacacacacgcacgcacatgcacgcacgcacacaccatcATCCTCACCTGTTTGAGTTGCAGTTCAGAGTTGACCCTCACGTTGCAGATCTCACAGTGGAAGGTGCGTTCCTCAGTGTTGGGGTCCAGTGGTCCCCCTCCCAGCTCCCCCGGGGGTTTGGGGCCCAGCCGAGGGTATGCCTTGATAGGACCCAGCCCACTGCGAGCCTCCAGGATAGTTTTGTGTTTGGTACCTACACACACAAGTTTTCTTTAATTGACTTAAAGAAAATGGTGTCTAACTATCCAGTGAGGGATGGGTCAAGACACAAAGTAAAAATGCATTCAATCCTTTAttcacgcacggacacacacacgcacccacggacacacacacacaaagcatcaGTCTTTAGTCCAGGATGAAATCACCCCAAAAACTAACATAAGTGTATACAACATGCTGAACTGTTCTATATTCCCATCTATCAGCCACAGCTCATTGAACTGTTCTATAACCCCATCTATCAGCCACAGCTCATTGAACTGTTCCATAACCCCATCTATCAGCCACAGCTCATTGAACTGTTCTATATTCCCATCTATCAGCCACAGCTCATTGAACTGTTCCATAACCCCATCTATCAGCCACAGCTCATTGAACTGTTCTATAACCCCATCTATCAGCCACAGCTCATTGAACTGTTCTATAACCCCATATATCAGCCACAGCTCATTGAACTGTTCTATAACCCATTCTATCAGCCAGAGCTCATTGAAATGTTCTATAACCCCATCTATCAGCCACAGCTCATTGAACTGTTTTATATCCCCATCTATCAGCCACAGCTCATTGAACTGTTCTATAACCCATTCTATCAGCCAGAGCTCATTGAACTGTTCTATAACCCCATCTATCAGCCAGAGCTAATTGAACTGTTCTATAACCCCATCTATCAGCCACGGCTCATTGAAATGTTCTATAACCCCATCTATCAGCCACAGCTCATTGAACTGTTCTATAACCCCATCTATCAGCCACAGCTCATTGAACTGTTCTGTAACCCCATCTATCAGCCACAGCTCATTGAACTGTTCTGTAACCCCATCTATCAGCCACAGCTCATTGAACTGTTCTATATCCCCATCTATCAGCCACAGCTCATTGAACTGTTCCATAACCCCATCTATCAGCCAGAGCTCATTGAAATGTTCTATAACCCCATCTATCAGCCACAGCTCATTGAACTGTTCTATAACCCCATCTATCAGCCACAGCTCATTGAAATGTTCTATAACCCCATCTATCAGCCACGGCTCATTGAAATGTTCTATAACCCCATCTATCAGCCACGGCTCATTGAACTGTTCTATATCCCCATCTATCAGCCACAGCTCATTGAACTGTTCCATAACCCCATCCATCAGCCAGAGCTCATTGAAATGTTCTATAACCCCATCTATGAGCCACAGCTCATCGAACTGTTCTATAACCCCATCTATCAGCCACAGCTCATTGAAATGTTCTATAACCCCATCTATCAGCCACGGCTCAATGAACTGTTCTATAACCCCATCTATCAGCCACGGCTCATTGAAATGTTCTATAACCCCATCTATCAGCCACACCTCATTGAACTGTTCCATAACCCCATCCATCAGCCAGATCTCATTGAAATGTTCTATAACCCCATCTATCAGCCACAGCTCATTGAAATGTTCTATAACCCCATCTATGAGCCACAGCTCATCGAACTGTTCTATAACCCCATCTATCAGCCACAGCTCATTGAACTGTTCTATATCCCCATCTATCAGCCACAGCTCATTGAACTGTTCTATAACCCCATCTATCAGCCACAGCTCATTGAACTGTTCTATAACCCCATCTATCAGCCACAGCTCATTGAACTGTTCTATAACCCCATCTATCAGCCACAGCTCATTGAACTGTTCTATAACCCCATCTATCAGCCACAGCTCATTGAACTGTTCCATAACCCCATCTATCAGCCATAGCTCATTGAACTGTTCTATAACCCCATCTATCAGCCACAGCTCATTGAACTGTTCTATAACCCATTCTATCAGCCAGAGCTCATTGAACTGTTCTATAATCCCATCTATCAGCCAGAGCTAATTGAACTGTTCTATAACCCCATCTATCAGCCACAGCTCATTGAACTGTTCTATATCCCCATCTATCAGCCACAGCTCATTGAACTGTTCTATAACCCCATCTATCAGCCACAGCTCATTGAACTGTTCTATAACCCCATCTATCAGCCACAGCTCATTGAACTGTTCTATAACCCCATATATCAGCCACAGCTCATTGAACTGTTCTATATCCCCATCTATCAGCCACAGCTCATTGAACTGTTCTATAACCCCATCTATCAGCCACAGCTTATTGAACTGTTCTATAACCGCATCTATCAGCCACAGCTCATTGAACTGTTCTATAACCCCATCTATCAGCCACAGCATATTGAACTGTTCTATAACCCCATCTATCAGCCAGAGCTCATTGAACTGTTCTATAACCCCATCTATCAGCCACGGCTCATTGAAATGTTCTATAACCCCATCTATCAGCCACAGCTCATTGAACTGTTCTATAACCCCATCTATCAGCCACAGCTCATTGAACTGTTCTATAACCCCATCTATCAGCCACAGCTCATTGAACTGTTCTATATCCCCATCTATCAGCCACAGCTCATTGAACTGTTCCATAACCCCATCTATCAGCCACAGCTCATTGAAATGTTCCATAACCCCATCTATGAGCCACAGCTCATCGAACTGTTCTATAACCCCATCTATCAGCCACAGCTCATTGAAATGTTCTATAACCCCATCTATCAGCCACAGCTCATTGAACTGTTCTATAACCCCATCTATCAGCCACGGCTCATTGAAATGTTCTATAACCCCATCTATCAGCCACAGCTCATTGAACTGTTCTATAACCCCATCTATCAGCCACAGCTCATTGAACTGTTCTATAACCCCATCTATCAGCCACAGCTCATTGAACTGTTCTATATCCCCATCTATCAGCCACAGCTCATTGAACTGTTCCATAACCCCATCTATCAGCCACAGCTCATTGAAA includes these proteins:
- the LOC124032289 gene encoding zinc finger protein 385A-like: MILGGINRTGAMPAFLRTPTLIQPHLDMKPFLQFPMDTAPPQHSMGLFHNFNTMDPVQKAVINHTFGIPLVKTKRPIISCNVCQIRFNSESQAEAHYKGNRHARRVKGIETSKSRPQEGDKSGRPVSLTSSPSLPGEPPTSTPDISDPCNPGTKHKTILEARSGLGPIKAYPRLGPKPPGELGGGPLDPNTEERTFHCEICNVRVNSELQLKQHISSRRHRDGVAGKPNPLLSRQKKHRVADLTSSLNFSKDLSKCLGAGLLPSPLAVAAAMAAAASSNHQLAQLRAAAASSAQHHPHHHHHHLLQGPPLSHAILRPAPGPMRTSHVPILFSPY